A region from the Vicia villosa cultivar HV-30 ecotype Madison, WI linkage group LG3, Vvil1.0, whole genome shotgun sequence genome encodes:
- the LOC131656934 gene encoding cytochrome P450 93B16-like codes for MISQPILLALFLVLFVFLLQLFLSKKKSKPKDYIPYPPSPPALPIIGHLHLLKPLLHHAFRDLSDRYGPLIFLRLGYARFVVVNTPSLAKEFLKTNELVYSSRKMNIVINTVVYDDATFAFANYGPYWKFIKKLSTFELLGNHTLGQFLPIRTRELHAFIRMLANKSKSEETLNLTQALMSLSNNIISRMMLSIETSGTDSQAEQARVLVREVTQSFGEFNISDFIGFCKNFDLQGLKKKALDLHKRYDAFLERIICDREESRKKFKVEGGSVNEEEKPKDFLDILLDVFDAKDCEVDFTRNHIKSLILDYFTAATDTTAISLEWAVSELYNNPMVLKKIQEEVDIVVGKERLVCEADIPNLPYTNAVIKETLRLHPPLPMVARKGIQDCVVDGHMIPKGSIVCVNTWAIGRDPKIWKNPLEFRPERFLESDIDMKGHHFELLPFGTGRRGCPGMPLAMRELPTVIGALVQCFEWKMLDPEGKILDHGKRIEMDERPGLTAPRANDLFGIPVARLNPIPFLQV; via the exons ATGATTTCTCAACCAATCTTATTAGCTCTATTTCTAGTcctctttgttttccttctccaaCTTTTTTTGTCTAAGAAAAAAAGCAAACCAAAGGATTATATACCTTACCCTCCAAGTCCACCAGCACTACCAATAATTGGCCATCTTCATCTCCTCAAACCACTCCTTCACCATGCCTTCCGAGACCTCTCCGATCGATATGGCCCTCTTATATTCCTTCGACTTGGCTATGCTCGATTCGTCGTTGTTAACACTCCGTCCCTCGCTAAAGAGTTTCTCAAAACAAATGAACTAGTTTACTCTTCTAGGAAAATGAACATTGTCATCAACACTGTTGTCTATGATGATGCCACTTTTGCTTTTGCCAATTATGGGCCATATTGGAAATTCATTAAAAAGCTAAGCACTTTTGAGCTACTAGGAAATCATACCCTAGGACAGTTTTTACCTATTAGAACCCGAGAACTCCACGCGTTCATTCGCATGTTGGCGAATAAATCCAAGTCTGAAGAGACGTTGAATCTCACTCAAGCTTTGATGTCACTTTCTAACAACATAATATCGCGAATGATGTTGAGCATCGAGACCTCGGGGACAGACAGTCAGGCCGAACAAGCTAGGGTTTTGGTTCGCGAGGTGACACAGTCTTTCGGGGAATTTAACATTTCAGATTTTATAGGATTTTGCAAAAACTTTGACCTTCAAGGTCTCAAAAAGAAGGCATTGGATCTACATAAGAGGTATGATGCTTTTCTGGAAAGAATCATATGTGATCGCGAGGAATCAAGAAAGAAATTCAAGGTTGAGGGTGGAAGTgtgaatgaagaagaaaaaccgaaggattttcttgatattttgcTTGATGTTTTTGACGCAAAAGATTGTGAAGTCGACTTTACTAGGAACCATATTAAATCATTGATCTTG GATTACTTCACAGCAGCTACAGATACTACTGCTATATCATTAGAATGGGCAGTATCAGAACTATACAACAATCCAATGGTGCTAAAGAAAATACAAGAGGAGGTGGACATAGTAGTAGGGAAGGAAAGACTAGTATGTGAAGCAGACATTCCAAATCTTCCATATACAAATGCCGTCATAAAAGAGACATTGAGACTTCACCCGCCGCTACCGATGGTTGCTAGAAAAGGAATACAAGATTGTGTGGTCGATGGACACATGATTCCTAAAGGCTCAATCGTTTGCGTAAACACTTGGGCCATAGGAAGAGATCCAAAGATATGGAAAAATCCATTAGAGTTTAGGCCTGAGAGGTTCTTAGAAAGTGATATAGATATGAAAGGGCATCACTTTGAGTTGCTGCCGTTTGGTACTGGAAGGAGAGGTTGTCCTGGTATGCCTTTGGCCATGCGTGAGTTGCCAACTGTTATTGGAGCTTTGGTGCAATGCTTTGAGTGGAAGATGCTTGATCCTGAGGGTAAGATTTTAGATCATGGCAAAAGAATTGAGATGGATGAACGGCCAGGATTGACTGCTCCTAGGGCTAATGATCTTTTTGGCATTCCAGTTGCAAGGTTGAATCCCATTCCTTTTCTTCAAGTGTAG